Proteins encoded by one window of Dermochelys coriacea isolate rDerCor1 chromosome 13, rDerCor1.pri.v4, whole genome shotgun sequence:
- the APCDD1L gene encoding protein APCDD1-like yields MGQSWCFIGLLLAYASGKKLWDVPVSQAPLHSTGKLLWEPQCQYQLRHLQDSARISALLPPRLEGHWISTGCEVRPGPEFLTRSYLFYSNRLFKAYQFYYWDPSCHNPSHSLVIKGKLRLRQASWITRGATEADYNLHKVGIVFHSQRAMQEISARINQTSGGGCSGFFPPGRSWAPGVLYDVLSAKEGRDCTTALGFAMHELSLVRVEKHYEPLLQTQPSGSRTVEELYLGDIHTKWSERLHYRPTGYQRPLQSAVHHVHPCPACGIIYRSDEHHPPILPAKPELPMQLSGRWVSAHCEVRPAVLFLTRYFIFHGTNRTWEGYYYHYSDPLCKQPTFTIYASGYYTKGVPSSIVRGGTELAFKVTCARVKAMDQVTVTMLNSSEPGTCGETGSWSAGIEQDITLTNGCLALGIKLPHTEYELFKMEQDMKDRSLLFIGERPTDGSSPDRPEKRPTSYQAPLIQCADATGVFSKHISPSYLGKEDNNGNEARKPLPVTLLLSLMAMQFLRWD; encoded by the exons ATGGGCCAGTCCTGGTGCTTCATTGGGCTGCTCCTAG CCTATGCATCTGGAAAGAAGCTATGGGACGTGCCTGTCTCTCAGGCTCCCCTGCACAGCACTGGAAAACTGCTCTGGGAGCCACAGTGCCAGTACCAACTGCGCCACCTACAGGACAGCGCTAGAATTTCAGCTCTTCTGCCTCCCCGGCTGGAAGGTCATTGGATTTCTACAGG CTGTGAGGTACGTCCGGGACCGGAATTCCTCACCAGATCCTACCTGTTTTACTCCAACCGCTTGTTCAAGGCCTATCAGTTCTACTACTGGGACCCCTCCTGCCACAATCCATCCCACTCCTTGGTCATCAAAGGCAAGCTCAGGCTGCGCCAGGCCTCCTGGATCACCCGAGGGGCAACTGAGGCAGACTACAATCTGCACAAAGTAGGTATTGTTTTCCACAGCCAGAGGGCCATGCAGGAGATTTCTGCCCGGAtcaatcagacatcaggagggggctgcagtggATTCTTTCCACCTGGACGGTCCTGGGCTCCCGGAGTCCTCTACGACGTGCTGAGTGCCAAGGAGGGGCGGGATTGCACCACAGCCCTGGGCTTTGCCATGCATGAACTCAGCCTGGTGCGGGTGGAGAAGCATTACGAGCCCCTGCTGCAAACTCAGCCGAGCGGCAGCAGGACAGTGGAGGAGCTGTACCTAGGGGACATTCACACCAAGTGGTCTGAGAGGCTCCATTATCGACCAACGGGGTATCAACGCcctttgcagagtgctgtg CATCACGTGCATCCTTGCCCTGCTTGTGGGATTATATACAGATCTGATGAACACCATCCACCTATATTACCAGCTAAACCTGAGTTGCCGATGCAGTTAAGTGGCAGGTGGGTGAGTGCTCATTGTGAAGTCCGGCCAGCTGTGCTTTTTCTTACTAGGTACTTCATATTTCATGGCACCAATCGCACCTGGGAAGGGTACTATTATCACTACTCTGACCCACTCTGCAAGCAGCCTACTTTTACCATCTATGCATCTGGGTACTACACCAAGGGGGTCCCATCCTCCATAGTGAGAGGAGGTACAGAGCTGGCATTTAAAGTGACCTGTGCTCGGGTTAAAGCAATGGATCAGGTAACAGTGACTATGTTAAACTCCTCAGAGCCAGGAACCTGCGGGGAGACTGGCTCCTGGAGTGCCGGGATTGAGCAGGATATAACGCTAACCAATGGGTGTCTGGCTTTGGGCATCAAGCTGCCCCACACAGAATATGAACTCTTTAAAATGGAGCAAGACATGAAAGATCGCAGCTTGCTGTTCATCGGCGAAAGGCCCACAGATGGATCCAGCCCTGACAGACCTGAGAAGCGGCCCACCTCATACCAAGCACCTCTTATTCAGTGTGCCGATGCTACCGGGGTCTTTTCTAAACACATCAGTCCAAGCTACCTGGGAAAAGAGGATAATAACGGGAATGAAGCACGAAAACCTTTGCCTGTGACCCTTTTATTGTCACTTATGGCAATGCAGTTTTTAAGATGGGACTAG